Within Thunnus thynnus chromosome 15, fThuThy2.1, whole genome shotgun sequence, the genomic segment TATAGCGCAGGTTCCCTacaaaattcttttttttttacagtcatttttttcacacTTGCTCCGTACAGCCTGCTGTCACGTTGGATACTTTATCAGTGCGGACAAAGTTCGGTTAAAGTTTACTACCGGGGcagttttgcactttttaaagCAGTTTGCTAACGTTTTTAGCAGGCTATTAAGTTAGCCTGAACAGCTAGTATTACTGTAACTTCAGATGGATCGAGTTTCGTGTCAGGACTGAGCCTCAGGCGACTTTGAATGTGCCGTCAGACCACTGTGAAAGTGGAATAGTGTCCTAATAGAGAGGTGGGTGAATAAGCTTCTTGCTTATTGTCTATAACAGGTTAATGAAGAAATTGTATTATAAAAAAGACATGATAGGCTTTCATTCACgttttcattttcatgccaAGCAAGTGAAAGTATAGTAGTGTCAAGGTAAATGTATTTCTATAGCAGCTTTCAACAAAtgtttaaaggtgctatatgtaagAGTACCCTGGTCCCATGCTGTTTTGTAATACCACTTAGTGCCTCAGGccatagtgagtcactgtagggtccagtctgccctcagtctaATATGAGAGTATGAAAAAGTAGCACTGCCCGAGGAACTGATAGCAATGGCGGAGATTTTGAGGCAGGACAAAGGCTGTTGTAATCTAGGACCTTTATTATGTCACTGTATTAAGTGAccaaagtaaccatttagattctcaatatgtggtcagtttatacaaataacacctgtttggaaatttgctctgACGTTTTGCTGGCCGGGTGAGACCAGCAGGTCATCTCTGCTGCTAGCAGCAGATCGGCTGGTCAACGTCTGTCGTCATACTGGGGAGAACATGATCTAATTAACTGATCTGTGCAGTTCTTTGATAATTTACTAAATGTCTTTGTAGTATTTTATTATCTTGACGATGCCATagcacagattcactgtaaacagtagGCGTCTTCATCCTCATGTCAGATTGAGGGCGGACTGGATGCTTTAGGGACTCACTATGGCCTTTTGAGGTATAAAGTGGCATAGGCGTCTGAGCAATGGAGCAAATGCATCCCCGTTATTCAATTAGGGGGAGCAAAGTTCTGGTTTTGCTaccccactttttgtcttttttattaataaacttatcatcatacagtcACTGTgatcaggtgattatatttaagcaaCCTATATCAATGataatttttctattttcagcaactgataagtaataaaaaaacttgacattttcggaccaccctttgagttggttcagtcCAACCTGTcatgtgagagagacagacagacagacagagcagagcgtTTCCCCACGGCGTTAAAGTGTAAATTAACAAAGGTTGTGGTGGAGTAAGTAACTTGTTTAGACTTCTGctaaatactctgcttcagtttcagttttagtcagactttggatggaattttttttttaaaatgatgacgCATCACTTCGTGTAATGACCCCTCATCCGGCTGCTTTGCgctgtgctttcattattatgatttttctgttattttctcatACTGGGTAAATGAGAGCTGCAAGTTTATTCTAAGGGGAAGTAAGGTCTAGTCCTCTAAACTAAAATGGCTTTTAGGAgcaaaaatcaccttctgaataatacattaaaatagTTGATTTGAGATAACGTAggttaaaataatctgcttttgaagttatgattattcattcctgtATAACACTTCAACTGCTTAGCTACCACTAGAACCTGTGTGTGGGATTGGAATTAGATGACTATTAGTTGTaagactatttcatttatataaattgtttgtccttgtttaacTTTGAAGATGACCTagtagtcaggtgcccatatgaacactgaaaaaggtTGAAAGGTCCCCTTCAGATGCGCTTTCACAATAAGTGAAAGTGATgggggggccaaaatccacagcaaGGTTtcccatacattcatttattcatggtGGCCCGCCACAATATCAACATAGACCGccacatattgattttctatttgtttgtttactattTAAAATGGGCGAAATCTTATTTCATAGTAGAATTGTGTACAGTGCATTGATTTGCTCAGCCCCCTTgccccactctctctctctctctctctctctctctctctctctctctctctccctctctccccccctctttctcacaaacacattgaCGACGGACCCATTTGTGAATAGGCCCCCCTGTTGTGTTATCAATATTTAGTCGTACAACTGACACTATAGTTATAAACTAAAGTGTCTGCTCTGTGaatccacagcagcagcagagttgtAGCACAGAGTAACggagtgagacgtctgtcctccctcctgttCGCTGCCGTAACTGTTagcaagcagctgctctcatgtcttcCCGGGTCTCAgtgcttgttttcagcagaaactctCCTGCTCTTTGCCTGCTCTTGGTGAGTCTCTATCCGGATGGCAGGCGGGTCGCTCCAGCTCTCTTTTAAGCAGTGGTCGTCCTCTAGCTCATCCTCACATCCGTGTGCGCTGTAGAACGGTGTCGGCGCAaccacacacacgctctctttctctctctctctctctctctttgatgCTTAAGCCCAACAGGGGGTCAACTTGCAATACACTGGTGGAAACCCTGCAAGTAATCTCTAATAAGTTCGTCTATATTCTTaacacaacactgtcaaaatACAGCTGGGTTGACAAGGTCAGCTGTACATGGCTGTGTGCTATTTGCAGTGGAGcgccttatatactgtattattgaataattaattaaagaaaTGATGGCAGAATTATTATGGCAAGAAACAActatttcaatattcatttgggcacctgactattgttttaagacagaattgaaaaattgtgaacccttCCTTTAACGTGAGACAGAAAAGGGCATTAATACACTAAAGGAAACACATGgctaaataaaaagacaaatagaataatctaaaataaaGAGACAATAATAACCTATAAtgcaataaacatgaataaacagaACAATAACTTAAAGTGCAGTGAGACATGAATAAATTCACAAATTAAACTTACAGTAGTAAAAATACATGCATGAATCTGGGcaagtttgttccagatatttGGGCACAAAAACTGATCTCTGCTTCCAAAAGTTTAGTTTTGATCCTGGGGACGATAAACAGACCCGTCCAAGAACTTGACACGTCTTGACAGTTCATAAGAATAGCGGCAgatcacaaatgtattttggtcCTAAATCATTTAGTGCTTTATAAAGCAACAGTGGCATTTTAATATCACTTTTTATACACACACTGCGCTGTATAGAAATGTAATTGTCACTTTTGAAATAATTTGATACAGTCGTTTACTTACCAAGTCAAAGATGCATGTATTGATGAAATGATGCATGTAACCAGTGTCAAAGTCCAGCAGTTTTTATGTTCATCACAGGGGAGCAAAATGCACGTACCTTTTGGTTACACCTTCTTGAGTGTGTCATTTAGCCAATTCCATACTCCACACTTATTTtaagcaggttttgagtatGTAGTGTGCTCATACTAAGAGACAAAAttaagtatgtttataatgtacagtattgtcccacaatgcaatgcacaaaggaaatggaggagcTTTTCttcacagctggaaaaaatgaaaaaaattgtgGATAATGGTAAACAGACtccaaaaaaattaaaagactAAATCTTTGGAAACATATTTTGCTGTTACTTTTTCAATGTTTAATTGGCGAAAaacaatgtataataataataataactttatttatataaagtttctcatttttcaaaaacaagttacaaagtgctttacaaaggcataaaaacaacagaaagtaCCAGATAAATAATTGATAAAAGTAGGATTgatatagtaataataacaagtGAGGTATGAATTATTAAAAcacagaatgaaaacaaaagaataataaattCAGTAGAAAGCAAtcctgaaaatgtgtgttttttcaattGTAAAACTTAGAGCTAACCAGTGTAGAGATGCTAAAATAGGCGTTAGGTGGACTCTTGTCGTGAAAGTGTGGATGACGAGTTTACAGATTCTTTGTGGAACAAagaaaaattagtctaatttTCAAGATATTACGAAGTTGCAGAAAGCACTATTGAACAACTGACTTCACCTGTTGGTCAAAGTTAAGTTTGTTGTCAAAGATAACACCCGGATTTCTGCACTGTGTTTTGATGCAACAGGACAGAGAACCTGTGGGGGTAGAAGTGCTCGCTGGAGGGATCTGGACCTATGATAATAGCTTCTGATTTATCTGAGTTTAACTGAAGAATGTTTTTAGAGAGCCTGTTTTTAACATCTGTAAGACAGGAGGTATTTTGACCAGTTGTCCTGTGTTTATGTATCATTGTTGTTGGTTCATGACAGTTAGTGTGCAGTACATATTGTATGTAATTTGTATTGTCAATGACTGTCAATCAATTTCTTAAGATAGGTGTcttaattaaatatattttgccATTGCCAAAAAGGTGTTCATGTTTAAACCTAGGTATATCTATCCTTAAAGAATGAATTCAGCCACCACATTTAGAAATATTACTGTACGTAACTAGGCTACATTTTCCGGTTCTTAAGGCCATATTGGCATCAATGTGATTAAAAAACACCCCAAATTCtagttattcatttttaatcacaCCGAAGGTTTCAGCTTATACAAACATAATATCTTCCTAATCTGTATTTTACCCATGCAGGACGATGCCACGCTTGCAGTCCGGTGTATGGAAGCATTTCACCCCGGCCATCAAAGATGGGCGGGAAACCTTCATGTGCAACTACTGCTCAAAGACATACACAAAGAATGCTACCAAGATGCAGATGCATTTGGACAAATGCAAGGAGTACTCTGTGGTTTCACAGCAGTCACCGGGCCCAGATGGAagctcctctgcctccattCCTGTTCCCTCCTTCTCGTTTTTACCATCTGCCAATCCTGGGGGACAGTTCCTCATTGATTCAGTGGATCAACGCAGTCAGGCGTATGCTGACGAGTGCCTGGCAAGAGCTGTGTATGCCACCTCCTCACCTCTCACTCTCACAGACAATATTTATTGGAAACGATTTTTCAGCGTGCTCCGGCCCGCTTACTGTCCGCCCACCAGAGAGGCTCTGTCCTCTCATCTCTTGGACTGTGAGTATGACAGAGTACAAAGCCAGGTTCATGAGGCTATAGGGAAAGCAGACTGTGTCACCATCATCTGCAGTGGATGGTCCAACTTTAAAGAGACTGGAACTATCGTTTACATTGTTGCAACTCCTACACCACTGTTttacaaatgcacaaaaaagacaaaggagCAGACACATGCAAGCAAGTTTATTGCTGCAGAACTAAAAAAAGTCATAAACGAAGTGGGACCGCTAAAGGTCTTTGCTATTGTCACTGATGATGCCCCGGAAATGATGGCAGCTTGGGCTGAAGTAGAAGAGACCTTCCCACACATATCAGCTATTGGTTGCACAGCATATGGCACCCAGCAGCTCTTTGATGAAATTGTGGCACAACCATCAATAAAAGCACTGTGCAGGAGAGCTGAGCAGGTGGTGAGGTATGTTACAGAGCAAAAACTATTAACAGAGACCTTTAGGTGCTGGCAGACTACAAAGACAAGAAACCACACTGCCAATGGGACAGCACTGGTACTGCCTACTGGCTCTGACTGGACAGGTGTGGTTAATATGTTCAACAGCCTCCTGGAGGGTCAGAACTGTCTCCAAGACATGGCCGTCTCATCCACATTGGATGTTGAGGCATCCATCAGGGCGGCATTACAGGATGCAGCATTTTGGAAAGGGTTAAGTAGCAGTCGAAACCTGCTCTACTTGATTGGGAATTATATTGATTACATGAAAAGAGACGATGCTATACTCTCAGGTGTTGTTGACATGTTCAGTCAGTTAAGATACCACATCGGAGCCTCCCTGTCTGGGTCTGTGTTGCACAGTACTGAACAGAAAGCTGTCATGGCATCATTAGACAGGTGTCAGGAGTTTTGCATCAAGCCCATCCACGCAGCGGCATACATGCTGGATCCAAAGCATGTTGGACAGCAGACGCTCTCCGGGGAGCAGATAAACAGTGCTTTCTATGTCATCTCCAACCTGTCACACCATCTAAATCTTGACGAGGGTAAAGTACTTGGCAGCTTTGCCAGGTACTCAGCTAAGCAGGGCCTATGGAAGGGGGCAGGGATATGGAGCTCATGCCAGCATGTGTCCGCATCCACCTGGTGGAAAGGGCTGTGTTCCTCTGAGCCGCTGTCCCCTGTGGCCTCAGCCATACTCCAGATCCCACCAACAACAGGAATGTGCGAGCACCTACAGTCACGCTTCTGCAATACAAAGGTGCAAGGTTCTCTCTCAGCCGACAGGGTGCAAAAACTGGTAGCAATGCAGACGAATCTCAAGCTTTTAGAGCCAAGCGATTGTGAGTATGTTCCTCTGGAGAGTGAGGAAGACAGAAAAGTTTCATTTCAATCTGAGACTCAGTAGCACGACATGAGATAGCCTGAAGCTGTGTAGAGCAGACAACCAACATTGTGATTCTCATTTCTTGAGAAGGGAAATTGAAAGAAGCTGACTTGCAAGTAAGCAGAATGCTGACAGTTTATTAGattaaatgtacatttccagtgaaatatctggGGTTAGTTTGAAATTTCTCAGCTTTAATTGCAGTACTTACATTTCTCTCTTTACTCTAAAGCCTgtttaaaaaggaaatgcataaaaaatgGTTGAATAATATAGCTGAGAGTGGCAATTCAGGGGTTCAAACCTTTTTGCACTCAGCAGAAGAAAGCAGCTCAGTTGGCCAAAATTAAAACTACAAGCAGCAACAAGCGGGTTTCATGCTTCACAAAGGTGAGCAAAGTCACCTCAGCtagtttaattttgtttaaaagaGTAAGACCAATCACACGCTTGTGTCATTATCACAAAGCCTGCAGCATTTGTAAATCAGTGTATATGTTCAGGAGATAGTGCGGGATGTCTCCAGTGAGTTTAATCAGGGTTGTTCAAAGGCATCTTGAGTTATGAGCAAATATGTGATAGGCCATGCCCACTCGCACCAACCAAAATGGCACTTTTTGGCAATTTTGGTTAATCCGTGCCCCCAGAACATGCACACCAAAATTGGTGAAATTCTGTTCGCTGGGTTTCGAGGTACATGTTTTCGGCCCAACCCTATGGGCTGGGCTCAAAATGCTTTGGTAGACCTATTACCACACATGTTCCGAAGATGCCTGCCAAGATTTATGATGATTGGACAAATGGTCAATGAGTTAGGGCCAATTTCCTGCTAAGCCCCGCcctttacaaaatgtttttggatTGATGGTGGCCATGTTTTTCAATCGTCCTTGCTCATTCATAATTGAAATGTGTATCTCTGTCCTGCAGTGCTGTATACCCACTTTGGTGTTGATACAGTCAAAATCCAAAAAGTTCAATTCATGTTACTGTTTTTCAGTTCatgcaaattagcaaaaaatCCATTATGGCGGACATTTATggtccaagaggcttttttttgtaGAGCTGGACTTGTGTGTGAAATTTCAAGTCATTTGGACTTACAGTGTAAGGGGCGTGGCCTTTCCAAAATTGCATTTTGGGCCTTAATTACAGTGCCACCATTTGGCTGATTGTATTCATGTTTCTTGGGAAGCACTTGCACATCATTTTCAGTTATTGGGCCAAGTGTCATGGTTTTAGCTCATTCCAGCTCACAGCAATTTAAGCCACTGTGGCAgacaacaaataataataaactaccCTTTCGGGGTTTGACCCTAATGATGCCTTCATATGTTTTAATCATGTATAATGCATACTCTTGTTGTAGATGTTGTATTACAAATAGTATATATCAGCTTTATAATCACACCATGAAATATTAATAGACTAACAAGAGGTCTAATCTTCTTTGTTAGAAATTTTAaatgatgtaaataaaattgtatttattgacTATAACACTTTTGTCTGTTCTAAATTTCTACATGTGTTtcaagaaaatatttcatttgattttctaCAGAATTAAGATGATG encodes:
- the LOC137198672 gene encoding uncharacterized protein; this encodes MPRLQSGVWKHFTPAIKDGRETFMCNYCSKTYTKNATKMQMHLDKCKEYSVVSQQSPGPDGSSSASIPVPSFSFLPSANPGGQFLIDSVDQRSQAYADECLARAVYATSSPLTLTDNIYWKRFFSVLRPAYCPPTREALSSHLLDCEYDRVQSQVHEAIGKADCVTIICSGWSNFKETGTIVYIVATPTPLFYKCTKKTKEQTHASKFIAAELKKVINEVGPLKVFAIVTDDAPEMMAAWAEVEETFPHISAIGCTAYGTQQLFDEIVAQPSIKALCRRAEQVVRYVTEQKLLTETFRCWQTTKTRNHTANGTALVLPTGSDWTGVVNMFNSLLEGQNCLQDMAVSSTLDVEASIRAALQDAAFWKGLSSSRNLLYLIGNYIDYMKRDDAILSGVVDMFSQLRYHIGASLSGSVLHSTEQKAVMASLDRCQEFCIKPIHAAAYMLDPKHVGQQTLSGEQINSAFYVISNLSHHLNLDEGKVLGSFARYSAKQGLWKGAGIWSSCQHVSASTWWKGLCSSEPLSPVASAILQIPPTTGMCEHLQSRFCNTKVQGSLSADRVQKLVAMQTNLKLLEPSDCEYVPLESEEDRKVSFQSETQ